TATAAAAATGTTTGTCTTTCCCTTCTGATTTTTTCTCAGCATTAACAAATACCCCTTTTTGATGGTTTTTAGAACATGCCAACACATATTGGGATCCAAGGCTTCTCCACCTCCACAAGACAAAGACATGCCAGATTCTTCCAATGATCCATGAATACATTGATGTTATTATACCACATGAGCTGAAGACCNAAGTTTTCATTACTGATACCATCTGACAAATATAGCAAAAAAGTTCCTTACATTTTTGGGCTACAGGTTGGTTGGATacatctctttcttttgtaaacaattttccaaacaaatcCTCAGGTAATgctttaagttaaaaaaattgggcTTTGAAATGGATTTTTCTCATCAGACTGTGGATAATGTtgttactttattatttttatttataataatgtttgtctaataataaattaagttaagcGTTAAAAATAGTTGTGTTTCTTTCACCAATTAAGAACGCTTCAAGTTTCTTATAACTtctaatgttttaatatttttattatcttagaATTTCTAATGTTTTGTCCTTTAACATATTTTGTAggaatatttttatgttaagtCGTTATTGCGTGATGTTATGacacaattttattaaagtttgcaACATTCTTCATACTTACATGGATATTTCTTATTGATTCAcaaactttataattattttgtatcaTAGATGAACATATTGAATATACCTAAAGTTATGGCTTCTGGGAGTTTGATTGAAGTTTTCAACATTGTTTATCCTCTACTCACATGGATATTTAATGTTGATTTGTATTAGTTCTTGGTTATTTTGTATCATTGATGAAATACTTGACTGTGATGATTGGAATACTCCATTGTAGTGAAGTTGAATAATCATTCGAGATTAGCAAGGAAATATATTCCCAGCTTGAAATTAGAGATTCTACTAAATATGCTTGAATTACTTATAATGAGTCTTGGAACTGGATAATTTCGTGTTTCTTGTCAAACAGTTACTTGATTCTGAAATACATACTTCTAAGAtagttgtgttttttattttcacaaataCATTAGTAAGTACAAAGACTAGAAATTGAATGGGAAAGATgaataaaactaagaatttattctttcattttaatgcGTTCCTGAAACTGTATAGAAACTTCAATCTTTGATACTCTTTGCATTTGTCAATATGATTATTTGGATTCTACATTATACATTATAATAATCAACTATATgttgatcaattttttttaggatGTCTACCCAAGATACATTTTCTCCTATAGGAGATGACCAACAAGGACAATTTATAGAACCTAATGTAGGAGTAGGAGATTCAAATCAAAATGATGTTCCTGTAGATTCCAATCAAATTGAAAGTTCAACTTCTACTGTTAACTCAAGAAGATTATTGTCATATGTTTGGAATCACTTTGAGAAACAAAAGGTAGATGGGAAATGGAGAGCGATGTTCAATTATTGTTCAAAAAGTCTTCTAGGTGAGGCAAAACAAGGTACTTCACATTTGAGAAACCATTTCAAGAGTTGCAAGCTTCGAACAACACGGGACATCCgacaatcattttttaaaactcaCAAAGAAGGTGGTGAAACCGCAGTTGTTGGCAATTATGTGTTTAATCAACAAATAGCTAGAGATGCACTTCGTAAGATGATAATTCTACATGAGTATCCAATGTCAATGGTTGATCACATAGGCTTTAAAGAATTTTGTGCTGATGTACAACCTCTATTTAAAGTGGTTTCTCGAAACAccttaaaaaatgatattatgaAGGATTACATTGctgaaaaagagaaattgaaattattgttgtCAAGGATTCAAAGTCAAGTTGCAATTACAACTGATATGTGGAATGCTAGTAATCAAAATAGAGGCTACATGACTATAACAGCTCACTTTATTGATGATTTGTGGAGGCTACAAAGTCCACTTGTGAGGTAATAACACTATACTATAttttaagtgtattttttacattaacattgttctttttcactaaactaataaaatatgacTTTCAATTTTAGGTTTATGTATGTGCCTGCTCCTTATACTAGTCAAGTTCTTGTTGAATTGTTGGTTGAATGTTTAATGGATTGGAATCTAGATAGAAAAGTTTCTACTTTGACAGTTGATAATTGCATTACAAATGATGCTATGATTGATCACATTTTAGACAAGATTTCACCTAGGTCTCTTATTTTGGGTGGCCAATTGTTTCACATGCGATGTTGTGcacatatattgaatttgattgtgaaGGATGGTTTGTCCATAATTGCTAATGTCATTGAAAAGGTCAGAGAAAGTGCTAATTTTTGAACAGCTACAcctaaaagagaagagaaatttaTAGAGACATGTGCTCATGTAGGTGgaattctacatttttaatgCTTCAAGTAGCCATACAATACAAAGATGTATTTGACCGTTTATCACAACGAGAGAGTCAATATAAAGTTTTTCCTAACGCACATGATTGGCAAATGGCAAATGAAATTTGCCAAAAgttggaaatattttatgatgtgaCACTCTTGTTTTCTGGTACCTCTTATCCAATTGCCAACATTTTCTTTCCAGAGGTATGTGAAATTAAGTTGGCTTTGATGGAATGGCTTAACTCTCCCAATTCTATTATTCACCAAATGGTTGCATCTatggttttaaagtttaacaagtATTGGAGTGTGATCAGTGGAATGATGGCTATAGGTACTGTCTTAGATTCCAGGTACAAAATTGGtttgttggattatttttttcctcAGATATATGGCAATGAATCTGattatgaaattgaaaaggtGAAGATTCTTTTTAAGGACTTGGTAAGAGAGTATGAAATGTGCATGAAAGGTAAGAAGTCAGTTTCTTCATATCAAAATCCGAACATAAATGTAGGCCAATTTGTTGATGGAAGAAAGGATGCTTGGAGGAGATATTTTGCAAAACATCAAattgcaaagaaaaatgaaccaaCAAATTATAAGTTAGAACTCGATTATTACTTGGAGGAACCGACACTACCGGATTCAGATGAATGATCTGACGTTTTAATTTGGTGGAAGACTAATGGATTAAAATATCCAATCTTACAAATGATTGCAAGAGATTTTCTAGCCATTCCTATCTCAACAGTTGCTTCTGAGTCTTCTTTTAGTACCGGTGGTCGATTTCTTACTCCACATCGGAGTAGATTACACTCAAACACTTTAGAGACATTGATGTGTGTTCAAGATTGGCTATGGAGTGACATACAAGGTAATTAAATGaacaatttaaattacatatttatattcattcaaatgaTTGGCTATgacaaatgattttattttcctttttcaggttcttcaaaattgaaagtggataACATGAAGCTTAATACAATACTAGAGGAGATAATTGATGATGACGTTAGTAGTTTTGTTTAtagtattgtaatttaattttattaatagtgtCACTTTGTCATTGATTGAtgactttatttgtatttatttgtttcaggaATTAAGTGGTCAAAATCAAGATGTGGAAGAACAAGCATGAATCTTGAAGTGTTATTTTTAGAACAActatttgaatttaagttttaatttgtattaatttgaattaatttgaattgtttttactattaatttgtattaatttgaattaatttgaattgtgtttactattaatttgtattaatttgaatttaagttttaacttttatttacttatccatAGGCTTTTcttggatatatgttttaaatattattcgcaatttaatttgaattttttcatttaaaaatttataaaataattttttttaaatattcgcgGGTTGAAAACAAGTATCCAACGAGTACCCgtgggttgaaaaaaatctgCCAATTTTTTAAGGCGAGTATCCAGCGGGTAGCGGGTACAATTTTACCCAGCGGGTCGGGTTGcaggtaggcactatccgtgcccgacccgacccgttgtcatccctagtaGGTGCTACTTAGAGGCCTATTGCTCGGTAACGGACTAATCTTGTGTGTGTGGTAGGATGAAATCCATGTCAATGACTTTGTAaagtagtagaggccaccacaagtgcataacccgtCATAGGTCggtattcattctaagtccagaCAATCAAGTCTAAGTCATAATATGTTTAAGATGTTTGAAGTTAATTACATCATATGCATGAATTACGTTTAATTGTATGTCATACTAATGAACGAATCTtttatatctagcttacccttctgTTTGTGTTGTCTTTATATGTGACTATGTTTTTTGTTTGGCTATGATCATCTtgtggatgtgagcagagggagaTGGGCTTTCTGTGGAGCAGGTGCTTGATGGAGATGATCTGGTAGCTTAGTTAGTTTAGAATATTTTGTATACAAGTTTGTTTCATCTAGTTTGTATACAAAGTTTGAGATTTAAGTTGTTTTTGGAATGACTATAAGCTCCATTCTGGTACATGATTATTCTATAGTATAATGCATGTGATAACTCTTTTATATAAtctaatgttatatttttagaatgtttcaaaaaattcatgcataaaaaaatcaaataaattattattttcataaaatagtaCTACTATAACCTAAATATTTTTcgtgtatcaaaattaaataaaaatacacataattttataaaattaaaaaaaaaatattaatacaattacataatttaattcaaaaatgcATCACTAAATATAGTTAAATTACATAATCGTTAAATCaatatattaactaaattataaattttttgaataatattataatatttattaagaataaaataatcaacatgtaaattattttaataaaagaagactttataaatgacttttttttatttgttaattttttttttctcgtctCAACCCAAATGAACTAAGACCAAATCCTATAAAATGAACTAATTTAACAAGTTATGAAATGAGAAGTGAAGAGATAGTTATATGATGCTTCTTATTGAGGAAGAAATAGATAAACAAAGGGGTTCATATCCTATTCTACCACACATATGACAAATGAATTGAAACAATCTAACTTTCAATTTTTAGGTGAACAATGAACCAAATTTgacattatcattttttaattaatggattaaatcttgaatttgaagaatttaacttaattactgtaattgaaaattaaatggattttataattgaatacACTAACACTGTAGAATTAGGAAAATTCAAGCCGGTGCATCTCATATCTGCTGATACACCACCCTGACGAGTCCATATTGCTGAATTAGACATACTTGCGCAGAGCTCAAGATTTAGGGTTTGCGTAAGCCCTACTAATATTGCCCTTCAAAGGAAGAAAGTATAATTCTCTGCTGCAGTTGTCATCCTTTCCTAATCAATGTCAAGTTTCAATGAGAAAAATTTTGGAGTTTAATCGTCACTTTCACACCCATAAAATTCTGGGTTTTCTGGAATGTTGATACATTGCAGAAGCcctttcaagaaaaagaaaaatagagcgTCGATAAATTATATAAGGTGTAAGAagaatgcaatttttttttttatcaagcatcaatgttttattaaacataattcTGTCAAGTATTCTCAATTCTGTGGAAAAGCACGCTATAATTTGGTCGATGTATTCTGGTTAAAggtaaaaaatgttatcaatcCTAGCTTCAATTTGAGGTCAGCCAACCTTATCCATGACCAGTGTTACTCCTCAAAAGCATAACACTAGCATACAATATCTGAtagaagtaaaaatattatacgtTATTCAAGCACTAAATACGAGAGATACGAGAGATACGACAGATATCAGCCCGGTGCATGAGTCTCCTACCATTGTGGGGTTTAGGAAAGATCAGTGTGAAACCTCCTCTAGGCAGCGAGCTTGTTTCCGCAACTGGAACCCATGATAAGacttgaatatataaaaaataaagataataatcaTGAAAGAAACTAAAATCTGGGAGCAATACAAAATTATGACAGGTGAATGTTCAAAAATTCATACACCAGACCTGAAAGCTTCAAGCAGTAACCTGATTAGATTCACGCAACCTCATACACTTCGCATGCAACCTCTCCATGAATGCTGGATTGGAACGGAGCCTCTCCTTTACATATGAAACCCGGGCATCATCTACTAATTTATTAGCTTTTCCTGCCTCCTCaatgagagagagaagagtCCTTAAGCAGTCCTTTCTGTTTTCTTCTCGATGTTCATACCTTAAAAAtacagaaataaaaattttaagcaCAATTGTGCCTGATTCAAGTGAACGACCCATAACCAAGTCTGCAAGATCAAATAATACATGAATGAATTTTTACAAGATATGACTCTACCTCTCACTAGTTATTGTAAGCTCGTCTCTCCCTGGATGATAACGCTTTCCAACCAATTCTCTGAGACGGCGAAATTGGTATTGTGAAAGCCCTAGCTCCTTCACAGTAACAGAAAGTTTCACTTTCCTGTTTTTCGGGTGCCAAGCATCACCACCAGGAGCAAAGACTACCCTAGTTTGCCACCGCAAAATTGGACCTTCACCTGGTGGATCGTCTGAGTCCTTTTTCTTATCCAGCACAGCAGTATCATCAAACTGTGGGACTGGGACCTCCTCTTTTTCCATTATCTTCATGTATTCCGCTACCATCTCATCCTCAAACTTCTTAAATTGTTCATAAGCTTCTTCAGGTTCAAGTTCTCCTCTTTCACACATGTCCCCAagctcattaaattttatttccacCTTCTGCTTTATATCATCTATCATGACATTAAACCAAAGAAAATCAGCACAAATAGCATACTAACCACTTCTAAACCTGACTATTTACTAACACGTTTAAATTAAACATCTCAAATGCAAACAGAAATTCACGGTCATGAAAATTGTGCTGGAACTTGCAAAAAATGTCAAGCACAAAAACATAACAAGATAAATAGCATTCTAGTGAAATCTACAAATCTTTTAAAAGTGAACTTACTAGCCAACAACAAAGTAACAATGACGGGAGATACTTACATATTGCATTCCCATACATTCTTCTGTAACCTTAATTACTATTCACTACACAAGGGTATATCACTAACAGTCAAACAACAGTAACATGAAAAAAACTGAGACATGTGAACAAACAACTGAGGTAAAAGGAGGAGATTCCCCCAACTTTGTTTTCGATaaaatttaagcacaattagctTAAGTGTTCTTGCCCAGTTTTCCTGTCCAAATTAGAGCTCCCCTTGACAGATTATGATAACATTTAATGCAAACTTTCATTATATGgattaataattcaattatgaTAGGAAAACACCACAATAAGCACATAAGAAACTACATTAGATATTATTTCATTGctattttatcaatttagttATAGAGAGcttagtatttaaaaaaagataaatatacaataaatttatttaaatatagattaaatataaaacagacaaagtattaaaatatcaatggttaaaaattctaaattgtcCGTGCGCATATATGTAGTTAAAAATTGCAACATTTGATATACTTCTTAAGTAACTTATACTAATGTGTACCTATTTGTGTTCTTAAGTGAAGGCTTATCTGTTGGGTGCTGGATCATTCCACATCTTACTAGAGCTTCTTCCTTTATATACATCCCAAGGTCAGGATTTAATTGAGCACTTGAAACTATACCTTTGTCTAGAATTTTTACTATCGCGTTTAGATGTTGGGTTTAGTGGTAGGGGAAGTAACTGGTAGTGTTCTTGTAATGAATCAAGATGTTGCCAAAGTGAGAAAGACATTCTAGAGAGCAAGCAAGATAGATGGAACAAGAAGAGACAGTTGAGACTTTGAGTAAGCAAGCATATGAATGTAGCCAGCAGATAAGGAGAGGGAGAAAGATGATTAGGAAAAGGACATTAATTACTCTAGTGCTTTGCTCCTACCAGATTATACTACCAAGTATCCAGCCTAATTATACGCCAGTGAGAGCTAAACTATCatgaagaaacataaaaattcTAACTTGCTGGGTATAAAATTTCTATGCCCACGCTCCCTAAAATCCCATACTTAGGTCTCTGCATTACTCACAATCACAAAGAATAAGTGCAATGATATTGAGAATGGTGTACAGACCAGGGAGGAGTTTGTCCCAGCTGAGCATGTCCTCTAGAATCTCCTCGCACTCCTTGGTGTCCTTAAGAAAACCGTGCTTGATCCCATCCTCAACCATGTCGTCCCATTTTTTATCATCCATGTTGAAGTATTCGTCCTGCACCATCCTCTTCATCACCACATCCCTGGCGTTGTACAAATCGTCGATCTCCTCATCTGTTTCGTGGAGCTCCTCGAAATCAGACTCGAAGTCCCCGTCTTCGACATTGTCAAGGGGGCGCATGCGGAGCTCATCCATAAGCTCGTCGTCAGTCTCCTCGTGCTTCCCCGACAGCTTCCGCTGCAGAATCGCCTCCATGATCGAGGGCAGCACCTGCTCGTCGCCCTTCATGTAGCTCTCAATCCGCCTCTTCAGCTCTGCCGACACAAATCCAATGTGTGAAACGGCGCCGTTAGAATGCTAGAATTGATGAGAAGATAGAGAGATAGATACCTTTGTTGTCGACGTCGTCAGGGTTTTGTGGAACCGGCGGGGGAGTTCCATCGGAGCAGAAAAGTTTTGGTCGCAGAGGAGTTGAAGCGGCGGGTGCAGTGGCGGAGTGAAGCAGGTTGCGTGTGAACAGAGTTGCATTTCTTAGAACAGTTCTTCTCATTGTTCTCtgtttctctttctcactctaGGGTTTCTACTCCTTTGCCTTACATTCTGATTACTTctctcttcattttatttttttattttttttttaaccctTTTAACCATCTGAGATACTTACAACGATATCAAAGAAAagttattaatgtaaaatttaaaaagcgAATAATAACagtatcaaataaaatatatactaaattaaATGTCTTAATCAACTatttcaaattctaaaacaaTACTCTTACATTTGACGTACTTGTCATTTCTCAAATCTTCAAAACCAATACATAAATTTATCCTTAGAATATTAGCATATATTGTTCAcgttaaagaaaaacataatgaaaattgtttcaatttatttcttcaaattctcaaatttcttgttttcctgcttaaaagaatcaaatatagaaaactGCAAACATATgtttgtttgattgttaattattttattatagagttgattttataccttttatatataactatataattatatatagttatataattatcataaaataaaaactttcacAATGTACAGTTGGCAGCAGATCAATGGTGTGAGCAAGTGTTCCTAAAACAAagatttaatttgtaaaacatATTTACGCTCATATCATTTGTCTTAACAGCTAACACCCTTCTcccaaagttttattttttttcctcttcattcTCACATCATTTTCCTTCCACTGATTCAACTTAATCCTGATCAGGAAGTGATTGGGTCATCCCAACGTTGTGAACTCCGAAATTAGCTGCTCAGTATAGTGTCTTCCATCTGGTAGGATTTTCCCCCAAATTTCCTTTTCATATTCTGAGATGTTACCATGCAATGTTCTACCTTGCATGTGTTTAACAACTCCTTTTCTNTAATTATTGGTTCAATCAAAGTCTAAAAAATCATCTTTCCATCCCTAATTGATAATTTATAGGTATTCATAGCATTTTCCTTGTGCTGCAAAAGAANGGGCAGGGTTCTGTTCCACTGTGCAGNGATTTANAGGTAACGGTtcctttcttttcctcttcaaaTTAGAGAAATNATCATGCAATGGTTACATTGCATGTGGCTGATTTAGGTTTTTCTCCAATCTTTTAGTTCTTACACTACTTAAGAAGCTGATATCTATCTCCAATTTCGGGATTTTAGGTACGGTCAACCTTCCTAGGGTGCAAGGTGCTTGTTCCAATCATCTTGTGAGCTACACTATGAAAttgtaaggtaagggaagctagggctctatttttgttgttgttctgtAAAAATCTTATGATTTCTGAAAATGCAGATTTCGTGTATTCTTGATAATTAAGTGCATGTGAGATTATTTGGATGATGCTAGTGTTTTTGAATTGAATATTGATGATGCTTGTGTATGAGAACATGTGTGGATAGTTGTTTGTATCATGAATGGGTAAACTTGATGCTTCTGGTTTGATACTGATGTTTTGCAGAATTTTTATTGAGGGTTAGAGGAAAAGGATGTTATGGAAAATTTAACTAGAATTGGGCAAGTAAACTAAAAAGAGTTTTAAGAATTTGGAAGAAACTAGAATAGTCAAATTCTAAATTTGGCGTTGTAGGTTGTACTGGTCAGTCCTAATAACTTAGGTAAGTTAATTAAAATGTGTTAGAAGAGTCTGTAGGGTGAAAACTAGTTTCAAAGAGGTAAATTCAGAAGTTTATTGATGAGGAGAAAACTCTTGTGGTATGGATTAGATAACACCCTTATGAATGGGTAGAGTTTAAGTTAGCTTGAGGGAAAGTGAGGAGGTAAAGTTTAGAATTTGGGGTCATAGGTAGAATTGAATTGTCTGGATAGCATAGGGAGGTAAATTGAAACTTGTTAAGACAGTAAATATTGAGACATGAAATAAGGTTTTAAATAGTAGAATTGATTAGGGTCATTTAACTAAACAAATTGGTGCTATGAGACATGAAATTGAACCTTGAATCAACTTAGAACTCTAGTGAAACGGTTTTGGAACACCTAGATAAGTATAAACACGTCTTAAACACAAATTTAGAAGTCTTAGAAGTGATTGGAAGATCCAAAATGGGTAGAAAGGTAAGAGGACGCCAAAAATCTACAGGGTGCTGTAGAGTCTGCAAATTCGCACAACGCACCAGGAGGGTGCGCTGAGTGAAATTTGTTGAGCCTGGGTGGGCTAAGCGAGATTTCTTTGGCCTCCCTCGCTGCTCAATTCGCACAATGCACCAGGAAGTGTGCACTGAGCGAATTTAGTGACAAGTTGagtatttgttatgtttttgacgttttgggagCTCCAGACGTCTGTTTTGgatgttctttaggtcgttctagggtttttgacccttccagagccattggtgagggtatccaagctttttaaattacttaagaGATGGTAATAATAtgctataaagaaatttgtattaataaatgatgtttctgtgaaaatatgtaatgtatgagttgtttttatgacatggtTGATGTTGTATGATGGTGTATGGGTTTGGTATGAGACAATATAGTAAGAATGCGCTTAAATGactatgaaattttatgtttgatgaatcaAAATGGTTTATGAGGTGATCAATTATGATGAATGGTATCAAATAAGATCTTTAGGTGAGATCAAATTAGTGTTTAGGATGAAT
This genomic stretch from Vigna radiata var. radiata cultivar VC1973A chromosome 7, Vradiata_ver6, whole genome shotgun sequence harbors:
- the LOC106765562 gene encoding uncharacterized protein LOC106765562, with product MRRTVLRNATLFTRNLLHSATAPAASTPLRPKLFCSDGTPPPVPQNPDDVDNKELKRRIESYMKGDEQVLPSIMEAILQRKLSGKHEETDDELMDELRMRPLDNVEDGDFESDFEELHETDEEIDDLYNARDVVMKRMVQDEYFNMDDKKWDDMVEDGIKHGFLKDTKECEEILEDMLSWDKLLPDDIKQKVEIKFNELGDMCERGELEPEEAYEQFKKFEDEMVAEYMKIMEKEEVPVPQFDDTAVLDKKKDSDDPPGEGPILRWQTRVVFAPGGDAWHPKNRKVKLSVTVKELGLSQYQFRRLRELVGKRYHPGRDELTITSERYEHREENRKDCLRTLLSLIEEAGKANKLVDDARVSYVKERLRSNPAFMERLHAKCMRLRESNQVTA